Proteins co-encoded in one Kutzneria chonburiensis genomic window:
- a CDS encoding alpha/beta fold hydrolase: MTESLLLTQPVSAPGVLLLGGSEGGLHERDARALHAEGYNVLALAYFGTSTLPPGLVDIPLEYFFAAVDKIASFATGKIGIVGGSRGGEAALLVGAHDDRVGAVVSVAGGGLVTQGIDYRAGTLLDILSTPAASWTLRRKPLDYLPYDIRDELREQIANDEPVRLRLAFADVPAEVDRYRIPVERIGGPVLMLCGDDDQTWPTVEYSRAATADNVELRIYEGAGHPLNGPPGQPYLDTLSDGPGVRFELGGSAEVNTKARAAAWAATLEFLHENIGITR, from the coding sequence GTGACCGAGAGCCTGCTCCTCACCCAGCCCGTGTCCGCGCCCGGCGTGCTGCTGCTCGGCGGCTCCGAAGGCGGCCTGCACGAGCGTGACGCGCGGGCGCTGCACGCCGAGGGCTACAACGTCCTGGCCCTGGCCTATTTCGGCACTTCGACGCTGCCGCCGGGGCTGGTGGACATCCCGCTGGAGTACTTCTTCGCCGCGGTGGACAAGATCGCCTCCTTCGCCACGGGCAAGATCGGCATCGTCGGCGGTTCCCGCGGCGGCGAGGCGGCGCTGCTGGTCGGCGCGCACGACGACCGGGTCGGGGCCGTGGTCAGCGTGGCCGGCGGCGGACTGGTCACGCAGGGCATCGACTACCGCGCCGGCACGTTGCTGGACATTCTCTCCACGCCGGCGGCGTCGTGGACGCTGCGCCGCAAGCCGTTGGACTACCTGCCCTACGACATCCGTGACGAGCTGCGCGAGCAGATCGCCAACGACGAGCCGGTACGGCTGCGGCTGGCGTTCGCGGACGTGCCGGCGGAGGTGGACCGCTATCGGATTCCGGTGGAGCGGATCGGCGGCCCGGTCCTCATGCTGTGCGGCGACGACGACCAGACCTGGCCGACCGTGGAGTACAGCCGCGCCGCGACCGCCGACAACGTGGAGCTGCGGATCTACGAGGGCGCCGGCCATCCGCTCAACGGCCCGCCCGGGCAGCCCTACCTCGACACTCTCTCGGACGGGCCGGGTGTGCGGTTCGAGCTCGGCGGCTCGGCGGAGGTCAACACCAAGGCCCGGGCCGCGGCGTGGGCCGCCACGCTGGAGTTCCTCCACGAGAACATCGGCATCACCCGATAG